The segment TACTGGTTAATTGATAGTTTGCCTCCAGTTGTTACTTCTCAACTTCCTAGACACTGAATCTACTGCTTTGTTCTGTAATAAAACTAGAGTAGTTACAGGTACAGTTGCAAGCTATGGTTGTAGCTATGGTACTTGTTTCTTGAGCTGAAGGTGAGTACAGGCAGGTTCTGGCAAATAGCATGCCTTGTAACTTGCTCCAGAGTTAGCTTCAGCTGTTAGGCACTGATAGGTTTTGCAGGCACATACAACTTGTAAGGAGGCAGTGGCTAGCTTCTTACTCCTTAGTAGGTACTTCTGTAGTTGTCAGAtgtgtttctgaagaagaaagagacAGAGTTTAAGTCTTACTCTCTAATAGTAACTACAGTTAATTGTATACGCACTGATAGGTTGTAATTGAAACTAATGCAGAAAACCTTGTCCTATAGCAGTAATGTAATACTAAGCTTTACCAAAGATCGTCCAGTTTCTCCCTTGTCCACTATGGCACTTCACCAGTTGCTGGATTTGCATTTCCCAGGCCTGGGTAGTCTCATCTCTTTGATCCTGTCTCTACTCTGCTCAGTAACTATTGCTTGCTTCTTCCAGTACATGTTGCTGCTTTCTAACCTTTCCCCATTTTCCCTTTACATAGAAAAGTAAGACCAGGTGCTATTCCTTTGAGGGGGGCAATTGCTATTATGTTAAGAGATGTAATGTTGAATTTTATTGGACCTGCAGTTCTGATGTTCAAGCCCTTCAGTACATAATAGAATTGTGCATTTCTCTGAATAACGTATTGGAGATAAactcagggaagaagaaaatgccATGCTGGTTTATGCAAGACAGTATCAACCAGCTATGAACAACTATGCTTTAAGACTGCTTTCTAGAGTGTGGTTTAGGAGATTAGAGGGCAGGTTTGAATCATTTATGTATCCATTTCAGTATCTAGTTCTTAATGCCAAAGGCCATGAtacaccaaaacaaaaagcagcttaAGATTGTAGCGATGGCAGAGCAGGAGTGTAAAGGGAATGACTACATGCATTACAAGTTTAACAAAGCCCATAGCAcaacttcatttattttaaataagagaGAATTAAAGATAATTCCAAAGACATCTCATAATGGTCTCATCACACCTCTGGCCTTCACTTCAACTCCCTCTAAGTCTCAGCCTTCAGAAAGAAGGAGGTTTTTTGTGCTGGGGttgttttgggaggtttttttgagAGCTACTTATAAGTAGCAAATTTTCCTTCTCAAAGATGCACTGCCAGAACAAGAAGGAAGATTCAGCATCAGAGACAAGGATGCACTGCCAGAACAAGAAGGAAGAGTACAGACTAGTTATAGCACTCTTCCATTCAAGAGATGCCAGAAAGGTGTAAGTTAATAATGGGCATCTGAAATAGTTTAGCTGTTGGAACAGAACAAATTATTTGACCTAACATGACCAGTgagctttgaaaaaaattttttcttttctttttcaggagcATACTGGGACATGAAAATGTCCATCCTCAATAGGCTCATGATGCCATCTCTTCATGGGTAGTTTGTCTCCAGGTAGGTGTCCTCTTCAAACTTCCTCAGAGCTGAGCAGTAGCAGACTGTAATGTTAAAAAGAACCTGAACAGAATTAGTAACTCCAACCTGGAACACTACCTCACAGTGAAGAGCTGCACAGTCAGTTAACTCAAATTCCCTTAGGATATGAGGCATTTGAGAAAGCTTCTCTTCATTTCCTAGTTAGGAGTTGTATTAGAACCAAGACGACAGTCCTGTCTTACCACAGCTACACAGGTACCAGTTGTGTTACTGCTGGCAGATACCATGTCAGGCCCTGGAGGCCCACATGTTCAAACTTCAGTTGCTGCTCTACTTCAAGAGTTGGGTGACAGGcttggaaaaaatgcagtttgatTGAAGGGCTGTTTCAGGCCCTCTGAGAGTTGCCTTGCATTTCTAAGGCCTGGGCCTTCTAATAAGGCCAATACCTCTTATGTTTCTCATCTGCTACAACCTCCTGAAGCAGCACACTGAGAGGGTGCTTTCTTGAGCAAAAACAGTAGTTAACTAGTCAAATTATTTCTCAAAGCATATTCTAATTTGCTTGctattaattaaaaattcagcTAATAACTAATACAAGTAGTGACACTAGGCATTGGGTTCTTCCAGGTCAGCAATTTCCCTTATCAGCAGCAGCTGATCTCCCTATATTTTGTCACCATCTTTAAATGGTAACTGAAAAGGACCTCTGGTGGTCAGCTAGACCAACCTCCTGCCTTCACAGGTGGCGATTCTACTGCCTCTGGCCATTCTGATCCAGTGTCATCACACTATGCTCCTGGTGAAGGTTTTCCTGATGTCACAATTTGTTCTATCAAAAGCCTGACTCTGCCAAGAAGAGTGTGGCTTTGCTGTATTTGTAACTACCCTTTAAGCAGCTGTAGGCTGTTAATTAGGTCACTCTTTAGTCTCCTAAGGAGTCTCCCTAGCCAGACTCAACAAGACCAGCTTTCTCTGTTTATCGCAGTCTGTTCAATAGCTTTCAACTGCTTCTACTTGCATAAGCAGCTGTTCTCTTAGCCTAGTCcctgtcttttcttcctgtgtTCTTCAACATATcaatagcgctgagggatatggtgtagttgagaactgtcaatgttaggctaatggttggactagatgatcttcaaggtctttgccaacctagacgattctgtgataaaCAAACTGATTTTAGTCTTCTGTATTATTCCCACAAGCAACTTTCCATTCTTGCCTTTCATGCAAGACAACTGTAAAAGACAAACAAATGTTACAAAAATACTTTGTTACTGAAAATTTTAGAACCTCAAGTAATTCTTCATGTTCTTAAAATACTTGAGGGGTATTTTACCTAGTTTTATAGAGTATTACTAACTAGGGTTAGTCATTTAAAGCAAGCACACGAAGTATCTCAAACTCAGTGGAATAAAGCGACATCATGAttcatgctggtttttttcatgctgaatttGGGTAACTAAATCCATATTTAGCCAATGTGCTTGAAAGTTACACAGGATTACTACTTCACTCTAAGAATACTGAAAGGAAGAGTTGTTTTCTGGTACTTGAGTTTGATATTTCTGTAGATGTTCAAAGTAAAAGGGATAAGGCCCATGGAAGCAGGCTGTAGACTTCAAATGCAGACATCCATAATCTGCGGAACAGGGCATTTCTTGAAGCTGAGTAGGCAATGAGACTGCAGTCCACCTTGCTTCTTGCTGCTGTGGAGGTAGACTAAAAACCCATTTAACTCACCAATTGCATGGTAGTGAGAATGTGCAAATATGCACTTAGGGATGCATTTGGAGCATTATCAAGCTCTGCAGATTTCAGCACCACTTCTGTTGTGGTCAATGCTTCTTCTCAAGGCTCCAGCTTCTGCGATCAAAAGGCTTTAATAGAAGTTTCCATTCTTTCTGCTTGCTGAAAAAAGCTTGAAGTAGTAAAAGGAGCACTGGCtcagagagaagggaaataaatttttcattagtgaactaagaaaaaaatgtatttagagaCTACTTCACAAGTTAATTGccatgtctctttttttaaaaaaaaaagtaatttccaaaatCAATTATTCCAAGATCATTGGAGAGAACTCTGTGCCTTTTAGTTGATAGTGCAGTAACATTAGCATTTTAGTTTGTCAGAAGTGAGTTTTTGAAACAAGTCTCTTGATTGTTCCTACTTACTGCGTTTTGGTTCACGTTACAGAGCAATCACCAACTGGACCCCTTTTGGATGAAACTTAGGAAGAATGTGCTTCAACCAGCAATGGGCATTCAGCCCTGACACCAGGCTAGAGCTATTCTGGGCAAAACCTCTGAAACACATGCATCATGGGGGTCAAGTTCTCAGCAGCAACTTCCTCACTCCACAAAACAAGCCCCTTATGGGCCATGCTAACTGCCATGGGTGCAGAGAGCCAGTCAGCTCCACCCAGCCACGTCCTGCTGTCCAAAAACAGCCCAGCAGCCCAGACCACAGCAGGGCTGACCAACCAAGACAATACCCTGTCTGTGCTGGCTCTGAGGAGAGTTCTTGGCCCTGCCCCAAGGCAGGGCTTTGAGGGGCACGCGAGCTGTAACACTCCTGCACAATGCCAAGTGTTTGCCAAGTCCCTGAACAAGCTGGGGGCTCATGTACATTTGGCAAGGAGGAACATGGATGGTGTTACATCAATCATCCTTCCCCACTCCCAcaattttttttgtaatactgCATATGTATACACCCTACCACTCTTGCAGTTGTCCTAGTTAAGAGAGGCCCACATCTTGTTCCCTCCTTGGATGccaggaaaataaaagttacatCCAGTAATGGCACTGATTCAGTTACTCACTGTCTTTATCGCTGAAATGCTCGATTGTTACAAAAAGCAGCCTCTTGCTGAGCATCATAGTCCAGATCTGCTtgcttttcctgccttttttttgcctgcttttcAGCCTGATGAGGAAAAAGGATGTTAGTTGATACTTGTCAAATATCACCCATCCCCACTCCTCTCCCCTGCCATAGCCCCCAACAGAAAGGGTACATTGGATAGCTGAGCTAACATCAGCATTTGCTGCTCTTTGGTGACCTGCTCGGATGATACAAGAGAGCAGTAGTGACACAGTTGAAAAAAATGGCATAATGACACAGGATGGGATGTCATCTGTCGTTACTGATTGATCTCTTTCTTATTACCAGCCCTTCCAGGTAATCCTCCCCAACCATTACAGACCAAGTTGGCCTGGAAGAGGCTTCTGTTCCACTGCTCTGAGAGGAGGCTGGTCCCCAACATCAGCACCCGCAGTGCACAcaggtaaaaaaacaaacaaaacatgccCATCACACCTGCAGCAAGCTTCCGCTCTCTCCCACCCAGGAGACAGAGCACTATGAGTTTAGATGCATGTTTCTTTCTGAAGGGGTTAACAGGGTACAGCTCTTCTATTTACCATTTGCTGGATCTGAATTTTCTGTACTTCCATGTTTGCATCACgttgtttttgtttcttggcTTTTTCCATTTCTAAGTAGATCCGATCTTCTGTCATCCATTGATTACGATCCTTCTCGTcctctgctttttcctctctctccttttccactttcATCTTCATCTGTATTTTATGAAGTACACAAAAAGAAGTTAACCAAGGAGCTAGGGTGCTGTGCTGGAAGTCGTGTCTTTCAGCAGAAGCAGCCCTGTGTCAGTGCTCTGATAAGCACAGTCATTGGGGCTGGCTGGTGTCCAAGCCCAGGGTTTTCAGCAGCCCTGGCAGATGTGCGCCCAACACGGAAgtgggagagggaaagaagaCCCCAGGAAAGGTGTCAGCGGACCTGATGAAGCACACCTGATGCATGGCACCAGAGCCACCAGCTCTGGGCCAGGCTCCTCGGTTGGAGTAAGAAGTGGAGAGTCTGGAAAACGTTTGCACAAATTACCAATAACTATAGGGCCTTCCAACTCTAATTTTTTGAGGGGATCATCACATGTACTGCTTTCAACTTTAAGGAGTTAGTTCTGAAACTACAGATGGTAAATATGAGAGGCAGCTGCTAAGTGAGAACTTGCATGTGTGCCTCACTTAAGATGGCTCTGCTAGAATCTATGGTGTTTCTAAAAGGTATTCAGAAGTACAAGTATATATGACAGAAAGAGGATTAAGAACAGGCTAGGTTTCTTACCACAGTGGCTCTGTGTTCAGCAATCGATTCAATGGcagccttttcttttgcttctttctctttgttttttatttggtATTCGTGTTCTACCTCTGCAGCTCCTCTAGCAAGACGATCATCTTCAATCTTAAATACCTCATTCATCTGTGCAGTTAATTGTTCAAAAG is part of the Strix aluco isolate bStrAlu1 chromosome 6, bStrAlu1.hap1, whole genome shotgun sequence genome and harbors:
- the LOC141925250 gene encoding cilia- and flagella- associated protein 210-like — translated: MDREGPDAARREAEVERGRYLDRRAVAREQLAQIKEHKHQADLAKLENKREGEQIQRLNQLYQLEIQRGKEKEQEEKVERQRLHHEYVAEQKIIKAEEKQKEDDDDDRIEAYIKGKEMMADLSREKDAETNRQIQKHKDKAFEQLTAQMNEVFKIEDDRLARGAAEVEHEYQIKNKEKEAKEKAAIESIAEHRATVMKMKVEKEREEKAEDEKDRNQWMTEDRIYLEMEKAKKQKQRDANMEVQKIQIQQMAEKQAKKRQEKQADLDYDAQQEAAFCNNRAFQR